From the genome of Cellvibrio japonicus Ueda107, one region includes:
- the arsC gene encoding arsenate reductase (glutaredoxin) (This arsenate reductase requires both glutathione and glutaredoxin to convert arsenate to arsenite, after which the efflux transporter formed by ArsA and ArsB can extrude the arsenite from the cell, providing resistance.) — protein sequence MITLYHNPRCSKSRDALALLRAKGQEPEIVLYLETPPTAKQLKALLKKLGISARELLRKGEDAYQELNLSAPGLSETALIEAMVSNPRLIERPIAITGDKAVIGRPPENVLSLV from the coding sequence ATGATCACACTCTACCACAACCCCCGCTGCTCAAAATCCCGCGATGCCCTGGCGCTGTTGCGCGCTAAAGGACAGGAGCCCGAGATAGTGCTCTACCTGGAAACCCCACCTACAGCCAAACAGCTCAAAGCCCTGTTGAAAAAACTGGGGATCAGCGCACGCGAGTTGCTGCGCAAGGGTGAAGATGCCTACCAGGAACTTAACCTGTCAGCCCCCGGCTTGAGTGAAACCGCGTTGATTGAGGCCATGGTCAGCAACCCCAGGCTGATTGAACGCCCTATTGCCATCACCGGAGACAAGGCGGTGATCGGCCGCCCCCCCGAAAACGTTTTGTCGCTGGTATAA
- the wrbA gene encoding NAD(P)H:quinone oxidoreductase, translating into MSATTPYILILYYSRTGSTLAMAQQIARGVEQVTGIEARLRTVPAVSPVTEASEPAIPPSGALYCSEDDLKQCAGLILGSPTRFGNMAAPLKYFLDNTSSLWLNGDLIDKPAAVFTSTSTLHGGQESTLLSMMIPLLHQGMVLAGIPYSEAGLHHTRTGGTPYGASHLASQTQGSRLSDDETGLCQALGKRIARLALALSRQPG; encoded by the coding sequence ATGTCAGCCACTACCCCATACATCCTTATCCTCTACTACAGCCGCACCGGTTCTACCCTGGCCATGGCGCAACAGATCGCGCGCGGTGTCGAACAGGTGACCGGTATCGAAGCCCGTTTGCGCACGGTACCTGCCGTCTCACCGGTGACAGAGGCAAGTGAGCCAGCAATTCCCCCGTCGGGCGCGCTGTATTGCAGTGAAGATGACCTCAAGCAATGTGCCGGCCTGATCCTGGGCAGCCCTACCCGCTTTGGCAACATGGCAGCGCCGCTTAAGTATTTCCTCGATAACACCTCCAGCCTATGGCTCAATGGGGATTTGATTGACAAGCCAGCAGCGGTGTTCACCTCAACCTCCACCCTGCATGGCGGCCAGGAGTCCACCCTGTTGAGTATGATGATCCCCCTGCTCCACCAGGGCATGGTGCTGGCAGGCATTCCCTACAGTGAAGCCGGTTTGCACCACACCCGCACCGGCGGAACACCTTACGGCGCATCCCACCTGGCCAGCCAAACCCAGGGCAGCAGGCTCAGTGACGATGAAACCGGCCTGTGCCAGGCACTGGGTAAACGCATTGCACGCCTGGCCCTTGCGCTGTCCCGGCAGCCAGGATAA
- a CDS encoding DUF2069 domain-containing protein, with amino-acid sequence MTDIREPQASSSDPPPLVISLEQAQVIYRKLQIGRWIAWLSYAGLLVLFTLLNLLRDTGSVKFWLVQVIPLLIFIPGLIRNTHRTYSWLCFVVLIYFVAIIPILMGRGWWSDWFITLLTTSLFLSAMMTSRWLQYWNYYLATKDKPPVNT; translated from the coding sequence ATGACTGATATTCGCGAACCACAGGCTTCGAGTAGCGACCCCCCCCCCCTGGTGATTAGCCTGGAACAGGCACAGGTCATTTATCGCAAACTGCAAATAGGCCGCTGGATAGCCTGGCTGAGCTATGCCGGCCTGCTGGTGTTGTTTACCTTATTGAATCTGTTGCGCGACACCGGCAGTGTTAAATTCTGGCTGGTGCAAGTCATTCCGCTGTTAATTTTTATTCCCGGCCTGATACGCAATACCCATCGCACCTACAGCTGGTTGTGTTTTGTGGTGCTGATTTATTTTGTGGCCATCATCCCTATCCTCATGGGCCGCGGCTGGTGGAGTGACTGGTTCATTACCCTGCTCACCACCAGCCTGTTCCTCAGTGCCATGATGACCAGTCGCTGGTTGCAGTATTGGAATTACTACCTGGCCACCAAAGACAAGCCACCGGTCAATACCTAA
- the sppA gene encoding signal peptide peptidase SppA, which translates to MSVNHYEPAHAREPQPSGPAPKKRGFIRRLFSFIGASITWLRNTLLNLFFILIVIAIIAALGAGAPKPLPTEFALRLAPTGILVDQRTYIDPTSMLLSDENLQEQETLVRDLIEAIQQAATDKRVSMIVIEPGKLLGGGISKINEIGQALEAFKASGKKIIAASHYYSQDQYYLASFADDIYLHDMGSVEVTGYGRYMAYYKTALDKLGITIHAFRSGKYKDFLEPFLRDNMSDESREHNSAWLNALWHSYTQQVEKARNLEPGSLNDFINNMDTYLKQTRGDSAKLALEKGLVDKLLSRQDMEQLLADTVGKKNSKGLYKNVSVKRYLADVRSQVSPEPNLVGLITAVGGIQDGSQRPGSIGSESMLKLLRQAKENDNLKALVIRVDSGGGSAFASEIIRTEINALRDKGIPVFISMGSVAASGGYWIATASDEIWAQPTTITGSIGVFGAFPTLEKTLGNMGITSDGIATTELAGSMSISRPLSPKMGDIVQQSVDNIYQRFIHLVAETRQQTPEQIDAVAQGHVWTGARAKELGLVDNLGTLEDTIAAVAERAGLETYRVELVEPPLSPREELLRSLAENSAWGFIPHSLLESLASLQLLNSVSPIIKPLQELQQLNDPQGVYVKCLECVAP; encoded by the coding sequence GTGTCTGTGAATCACTACGAACCAGCGCATGCGCGCGAACCCCAGCCGTCCGGCCCGGCGCCGAAAAAACGCGGTTTCATTCGCCGCTTGTTCAGTTTTATTGGCGCCAGCATTACCTGGCTGCGCAATACATTGCTGAACCTGTTTTTTATACTGATTGTTATTGCCATTATTGCCGCACTGGGTGCGGGAGCCCCCAAACCCCTGCCCACAGAATTTGCCCTGCGCCTGGCGCCTACCGGCATCCTGGTGGACCAACGCACCTACATAGATCCGACCAGCATGTTGCTATCGGATGAAAACCTGCAAGAACAGGAAACCCTGGTGCGCGATCTGATCGAAGCCATACAACAGGCCGCCACTGATAAACGTGTCAGCATGATTGTGATTGAACCGGGCAAGCTGCTCGGCGGCGGCATCAGTAAAATCAACGAAATTGGACAGGCGCTGGAAGCCTTTAAAGCCAGCGGCAAAAAAATCATTGCTGCCAGCCATTACTACTCACAGGATCAATATTACCTCGCCAGTTTTGCCGACGACATTTATCTACACGATATGGGCAGTGTTGAAGTCACCGGCTACGGTCGCTACATGGCCTATTACAAAACCGCACTGGACAAACTGGGGATCACCATTCACGCCTTCCGCTCCGGCAAATATAAAGATTTCCTGGAGCCCTTCCTGCGCGACAACATGTCCGACGAATCGCGCGAGCACAATAGCGCCTGGTTAAATGCACTTTGGCACAGTTACACCCAACAGGTGGAAAAAGCGCGCAACCTGGAGCCGGGCAGCCTGAATGATTTTATTAACAACATGGACACTTACCTGAAGCAGACCCGGGGCGACAGTGCCAAATTGGCGCTGGAAAAGGGCCTGGTTGATAAATTACTCAGCCGCCAGGATATGGAGCAATTGCTCGCCGACACAGTCGGTAAGAAAAACAGCAAAGGGCTTTATAAAAATGTAAGCGTAAAACGCTACCTGGCCGATGTGCGCAGCCAGGTTTCCCCGGAGCCAAACCTGGTGGGATTGATCACCGCTGTCGGTGGCATCCAGGATGGATCGCAGCGCCCCGGCAGCATAGGCAGTGAAAGTATGCTTAAACTGCTGCGCCAGGCGAAGGAAAATGACAATCTCAAAGCCCTGGTGATTCGGGTGGATTCGGGCGGAGGCAGCGCCTTCGCCTCAGAAATTATCCGCACAGAAATAAATGCGCTGCGCGACAAAGGCATTCCGGTATTTATCTCCATGGGCAGCGTTGCCGCGTCCGGTGGTTACTGGATTGCCACTGCCAGTGATGAAATCTGGGCACAGCCCACCACTATCACAGGATCCATTGGTGTGTTCGGTGCGTTTCCAACCCTTGAAAAAACACTCGGTAACATGGGCATCACCAGCGATGGCATTGCCACCACCGAACTGGCAGGCAGTATGAGCATCAGCCGCCCCCTGTCACCCAAGATGGGCGATATCGTCCAGCAAAGCGTGGACAATATATACCAGCGCTTTATCCATCTGGTTGCCGAAACCCGCCAGCAAACGCCGGAGCAAATCGATGCGGTTGCACAGGGTCACGTATGGACAGGAGCCAGGGCAAAAGAATTGGGGCTGGTTGATAACCTGGGTACCCTGGAGGACACCATTGCCGCTGTTGCAGAACGTGCTGGATTGGAGACCTACCGTGTCGAATTGGTTGAGCCACCCTTATCACCGCGCGAAGAATTACTGCGTTCCCTGGCAGAAAACAGCGCCTGGGGGTTCATACCCCATTCACTGTTGGAGTCATTGGCCTCCCTGCAACTCCTGAATAGCGTCAGCCCGATTATTAAACCGTTGCAGGAATTGCAACAGCTGAATGACCCGCAAGGTGTTTACGTAAAATGCCTGGAATGTGTGGCGCCCTAG